In Glycine max cultivar Williams 82 chromosome 15, Glycine_max_v4.0, whole genome shotgun sequence, the DNA window gcgggctcacgtgtcttcagccagcgatagcagcatctctaactgctccgatagagttcccaaacgtcaaagagacagaaaaaggattgaagcctccacttgtactgtcatcatgcgatttatttttctccctccacaaatattatctcgcaaatacCAACGGTTAAAGCTTgcgaaattgaatttcgaacaacaaattcaaatttcatgaaaatccaacggttaacgaaaccgggatcgtagttttaccgagacaactctgggtttctgcgggaaaggaaaatgctacaatgcgaggAGTATTTCTCTTAGTTCAGACATAATATTGAAATtctcaacggtgagaatgttcaaAATTTGGTTGCGAACgtggtgttcaaatttcacaacgatccaacggtgaataagtccaagatcgtcatttttctaagacaggttaggtggcctacgggaaaaagagagggttttgggagaaaagagaaaaaacgaaattgaggtgttgaggagtcagtttgaaaactgacctagcatgttgctatttataactaggggtatttacgacctattatttactctatttatttatttattatttattattttataaaaacaaactttattttattctctatcaaacaaataaaaaaaataccctttttattttctctgaaatcattattttaattaataattatatctccttatttatttatttataaaatttcatcatttttttaaaattctatttatttataaataacaatcctttttaatctagtttacgaaaattAGGATCTTACAAATGACAATAAGACATGCTAATATGCTTGATAAGGATGCTCCTAAAATAAGACATGCTAATATGCTTGATAAGGATGCTCCTAAAACCTTAAGCTATTAGGTAGAGACTCACGAatggttttattttgttgaatattgctgaatatctttaaatctttttcaTCATTACTTTCTGTTTAAAAGAGCATACCATATCATAGATTTGATACTGTATTATGTTATATTGATTTCTGGAATCAAAGGatgtaattgtattttttttccgaGTATACAATTAATACTGCTGACACCGACATACTCAAATGCCCCCTCATGCAAGAGCCCTTTGGGCTTTGAACTTTAAAGCATGGAAAATGCACAAGATTGTTTTACCTTGAGTTGAATTTCAACTTGATTTAGAATAATGGGGATGGCAAGAATTAAATTCATGACTCTTAGTCATAGTGGGTTTGATACCATGTCaagaaaactaaaaagtaaaaacacacAATATAGCATCAGgaaaatcatcataaaaatgCAGAAACTAAAAATTTTGTTGCTCAAGTTATTGACTTTCGAAATTTACAAGTTCACAAAGAAAAATGGTTAATTAAAGAGTAGGATATGCAAAAGGCCAAAAAGGATAATCCCATATTATTTGTATGATGGTCTAATGCTCAGAGTCTTATATTCTTTAGAAATTCACTTCATCGctctatcaacaaaaaaatgaaaccacCAGAATGATCAAAATCCTTTAATTACAAAGATCATAGAGTATTACCTCCATTAGCAGTCCTCAATATAGTTCCCCCTCTTGGATCATCTGTTAAATTTGTAATCCCAGCCAACACAAGTGCCACTGAGTTAACCAAGCCCGTGTGGCCATCCACTCTTGACAGCCAAACCTGCTCATGTACTTTAAATAAGATTATATTGCTGTGAATGAAGATATTCAAAAGGGAAAGAACATAAGTATAGGGCTCACAGGATTATTAGGAGTAACATCATCGATCCAAGAGGCAGCTGGAAGATCTCCTCCCCATAGATCATTGTTCCATCCACCACCCAAAATCCAGGAACCTTGTTTTGTGCCTAATGTTGAAAATGTACAAAATGAGTAaacatcatatataatataatttagaaCTCAAATGCATCCAAGGTGAAAATTGTTCTCTGTTATTTTTCTCATTCGATGAACATATTCGTGCAGATTTAACCACATGCCTTTAAGCTTTCTATTCCagcttattattttcttaaagctCATTAAGTAGTTTCATCTTAAAGGAACAAGAGGTAAAAGCAGTCAACTTCAATGAATCTACTACCAGATGAAAAGGCAAAATGAGACTAAGATATCTGATGGAGTCAAACTAAGAATTAATGGAATCAAATGTATGCTTTACGACACATAGAAACATAACCACAAGTATCATCAATTTGTTTTAGTTGTATCAACAGAATATTTAGATGATAATTTTAGCTTTGGAATCTCAATCAAGTTTGAAAAGTAGAATACACTTTGCATTTGAGCAGGCACTCAAAACTAGGAAAAAAGCATGCAAAATCTTGAGACTTACTTTGCGCAGCATCTTTGATCCTTCTGATAAATTCTTCCTTTTTATTAACACCTCTCAGCTTCACCTGCATCATCTGTAACTACCAATAGGATTTTAAAACAGGAACACACTGTAGATTCACAAACATAAAGGATTTCTCAGAtagtaaaatcaaaattaagttTACATATTCAAATGATTCAAGCATCCTAACCTATAGACAACCAAAATCCATCCTAAACAATACAACTTGTGCACACTTCTGAACTGCACTTGATTGATAGACTAGTAGTTTTGCATAAGTGCCTTCAAGAATCAAACATTAGAGATTACTATAATCTTCTTACTATCAGACGATCCTATAAGATCATTTCAGAAAAACTAGGTAAATAAACAGACACAAGCACATAATAAGAAATGGGGCAtaagaaacattaaaaaaaccGGGACATGCACTTAACCTGCAATCCACCATCAATGAAATGCACATGGGAATCAAGGAACCCAGGAACCACAACCTTCCCACCAAGGTCCAAAACTTGAGTTCCATATCCTTCCAGCTCCTACATAAAAGTTGAAAAGCACATCTGGATCAGACCCAGTTTGCAACTGAAGGCCACATATAtgagcagcagcaacaacaacaaggtTCAATacaatgaattaaaattagaatctaTTGAGGGTGTAAAGATTTTTACAATGTCATCCAATCACATATGTACAacaagtttgttgacttttacaaAGACTACTTTAAATGTAGTATCTAAGATGATTTCTAATTGgttagtaatataaaaaaaatccactgACCgtgcataaaaatcaaagtccaATAAAATTgctcttctttcttttgtttttttaacaaatggGGAAGTGTATTTAGCAGCACAACAAGTATAACCTGGAAAAATGAACGGTTGCCAACACGAAGAACCCTCCCATTGGCCACTGCCATGGAATCTGCAAATGGGAGAGAATCATCGCTGGTATATATCACCCCATTCCTCAAAACCAAATCAGCCACAGGCTGAGACAACTGTGACTTCCAAGCCCAAaaatctgaaaaagaaaaaaaatctaaacaaaatGTTACATACTTAACTGAATTCCAATGTTTACAGAACCATGTAACTCTACACCATGACAAccatagtataaaaaatataaaaactacaaGTCATGACACAGTTATCAAAACGATAAAACTCTGATTATAATTGAACAACACATATAGTACTTATAGAACAGTATGCAAGTTATGTCCTTATCAAAATTAACATAAGCCTTAAAATTGACATTAATAGTTGTTtccataataattattatcataatgTTTTTATCTATAGTgatacaaaaatagaaaaataaagtaaataattgcATGAGAATTGAGCTAAGAGTCTGTGAGCATTCAAAGTGTGCAACGTGGGTACAAGGTTGAACAGAAGGAGGAAGGTGTTAGATAGTTGTGTTGTGTGAGAATGAGAAGAGAAAGTTAGTTACATACATGTTGGGTTGGGAAGAAGCAGAGACAGAAAAGTGATGCAGAAAAGGATTGGAGAAAAGACAAATATGTGAAGGAGAACAACAAAGTCCATTAGAATTGGAAACAAAACTAcactttctcttctctctctttctgtgTTCTGTCTTTGGCTCCACCTAATTCTTCTGCTCACAACTGCCGCTTCACATGCAAATGGCTTTCGTATGTATAATTAGACTTAATTATACAGTTGGTCCTTAATCATAATTACAACTTTAATTGGTTATCTCAgttattaaaaagtttaatcagatattttaatgttaaaaactCCACCCTTATCAAAATCATGTAATCTTTGTCTAATTCGGTTTTTTAAGAGGTACAGGGACCCaagtgaaaaacttaattaaaccttttaataATTAGAATTCACCAACAAGTTATTGGTTATAGACTTGATTTTCTTATGTAGGTCTAGAGCCTTGTggatgaaaaatatatgattagaAGGGAAATCTTAACCAATCAAGTTTTCCGATGAATAATAATCATAAGTCAACCTGATGGATAGTTTACACCAATATTAtggtgttaaaaaataattaaggatccaattaaacttttaattataattaagggATTAATGGTATAATTAAGCCATATAATTATCTTAACTATAATTATTGTCATAgctataaatttcaaaattaaacattataaaaCTTAATACACAACAACATGTTTTTATAACAATCTATTTATATTCTCTGTATATTTTActaaatcttaaaataaatagttgatAATGTAACATTGTATATTTATAAAGTAAGActttattttctctataaatcaattaatctgaaattataataaatataacttttaagcttatattattacaaaagttaataaattaattatatataaaattgtgattatatgataatataatattaaaattattacttttagtttttattaactAGAAGTCATGAGTACATCCTTCTTAGTTTATATTGAtacataaattttatctttcattttttactattttgtaACAGTAGATATTAAAAGGGTTCAAAAGTGTTTGTATTGGTGCTAAAAGAACACCTTTTAAGTAtaagaataaaagataaatgaaacTATAAAGATCAAATAAttgagtatttttttccttaaaaaaatctaCTATTAATTTTCTTCCTGTTACAACTCTACCAAGAGTTTGCTTTATCATGCTGAGGATGtttctaattcaaataaaattactagTTAGTTCTCATAAAGAATAGTTATGTGGTTTAGATCATATAAGTAGATATGAAAATTAATGAAagggagaaataaaataaaatatatttattgtttggataatttaaaaaatacgttAGATAGAACACCatgcaaaataatgaaacatataTTATGCATTTTTAAATCTGTTTTAAAACAAGTTTATATATGTGTGAAAGGATCCAAACACAATGGACGAAGCAATCGATTCCAAAGACAATAGTGGTTATCAATGGTGGATCCACACTTATGTGACGGGTTGCACATTGATGTAAATCCATTTGCACAAGGGTTGATGTTGGATCTTcaaaggttttatttttttattttttttacttgtatgAAATTCAGAAAATGGAATGGAtaaggagagagaaagtgacgagTTTATGAAGGACTGAATGGAAGGGATTTGGTTCAAAGTCtgaatgtgtttggatggagaatgATGAAGATAACGATGGTGTTCAAGTGAGATTAAAGGCTGGTTTAAGTTTGGCAAACTTTTAGGAAACAAAGAAAACCTTAAATTTGAGTTTAAGGTAAAATTATGGTGGCTGGTTGGGAAAAAACAATTTCTGGGTTTGTGTAAGTCGAATGAAGGtttagaatgaagaagaaggagaataaAGAATGTGGTTTGAAGAATCACTCCTCCGGAATTGGTGTCATACACAAGGTAGTGTTCCTTGATAAACCAATtccttgaatcactcaagattcACTCTCACACTTTAGAAGATGATTAAAACTCAATTCAAGGTCTGTTGTCCTTTATTAGAAAATGCGCAGCGCATAAATAGGAATGACATCAAGTTGAttacaaaagtgagaagatgaaatgatcaccaataataataattaatggtgtcattatacctaattaaaatcgtaattatatctaattaaaattagaattaagaCACAAAAACATGTGGAAAAATGCGTAAGTCCTAATCAGTCACAAGCCTAGAGTTTCCACCTTGTTAAACCTTAATTTCTTCAAGTTAAAACCAGCCCATAGGTGGTGCAAATCCAAATAGAATTGACCTCCACTTTAACATAAGTTTGGGCctttatttcaactaacaaaatgctaataaaaccACTCAACAAAGGTAACGCCCTCTACTCTTCTTGGAACATGGTACAATTGACAATTTGAAACTTTTTCATTTCTAACTTGGACCTAAATTCAAATAGCATGattaacacttgttgaagactTCCTTGACCTTCTTTATTCTATCTCTTGTCATAGATTCTCCAAATCTTTCTAAAGATTCCTTACCCTTAGTACTTGTCATCTCCTCATCACACATGCACTCTCTCAcctttaaaaagttatatatgaACAAGAATCTTAGCGTAAAACCTTATCCCATGTTTTTCTAAATCTGAATTTAATCCCAATCAAATAttctattatctttattttaaatcaaatattctattatctttattttaattttatcttattttgatctttaaattcttttctaaatatttcCAAATAAAACCTACACGAAACGTGCGTTTGATTCAAgtgcttatttttcttcttctttttctgctTCCTGTTCCCGGATCCAATCGCGTTAGGGTTTTTGAGAGTTGCAGTGTGCAGACTTCTTAGGATCATCTCTTAGCAGTGATCGATTGAGATGGCAGACGAAGCTAACAGAACTGTAATAACACTCTCTCTTTGTTTCGTTCTGTCTTCATATTCgaaattgttttatatatacttcTTCCAATTGCTGTAACCATTTTTTGATCCACAAAATGCAGGCTTTCCTTGAAATTCAAAGTCGCATGATCGATACTACTGGAAAAATAAAACAGGTTTGTCGTAATCTTTCTTGATTGCtagttatcattatttttatttgaatttgattgaacCTAGCtgaataattgaattttattacCTTAAGCAAATAGTAGACAGTGTAAATTGAGTTTAAAATCTATGCACTTTTCAGAAATGATGCTAAGGATGACTTTTATGGTAATTATTATGAGTTTAATGATGATGACCTTTATAGTAATTATTATCTGATCACAAATCAcgatttatatgatttttaagataattttgtaaaagtaAAACAGCTTATCATAAATGGTGATCTATAATTGGGTGACACATAGTCTTTTTTCTCAATTATTATTCAACAAAATTAACATACTTGACTATTGCTGATTGTTTGACAGTGTGAAAACTCTTTACACTGTCAGTGAATGTATTATTTACtagtaaatttataattttttttttcatatttggaTTAATTTGTGGCTAAGTATTGGCTACTACTAGTAATTAGTAAGGTTAGGCTAGAGGTATCTTTGTAAAAGAAAAGGGCGCCTAAggaatttctttttatcttaaGTTTGATCAGAGGCTGAGTTGGGATGGATCCTAATGGAATCAGATCACGTTTAGTTTCATATATTGATGGTGTTTTTCCAGCATGTGTTTCCTGGCTCTATTCTTGATGTTTTAGAGGATTTAATTGATGTTCTTGGAATGGTTGTGAAGAAGCTGTTATGTTGAAAAAGAGTGATTTGATGCACAGTTGCAAACTATTGCTATGACTAatatattatgatttaattgatgatttgatgcacTTATTTTGCTATGACTAATACATTACAATATTTTAAGTGGTACGGCGTGTGTGTCTGTGCTGCCCTTGCACTGCTATCAACTCTGACTGAGAATACTTACATATGAGTTCTGAAAGAGAATaagtaattttgtttatttataggtgggaaaaaagaatgaaaacctTGACTTTTGTATTTTGCATATGGGAATTATATCTATAtgcttgatagaacattatggcggaagttgatccatgtagccgaccccacctagtgggataaggcgttgttgttgttgttgttgttgcttgttAGGGGTTGCCTGAGACTCTTGGGATTTATATTATCTCCCTTGGCACATGCAGGTGCAAACCCAGATGCGTTCCAAAGAAGCAGAAAAGAAGCGTGCTTTTCTGACCATGGAGGAGCTGAAGCAAGTTCCTGATGATACTAATGTTTACAAATCCATTGGTATGTAAGGAAAATCACGAGCTCGTGTAATGCTGCTATTCTTTAAACAACccaaaaaatttgaataattttattgctGTTTGTATTTAGTGATGCCCTAGTTTTCTACAGAAATATGATGAGtccatttattttgttttgcagGGAGAATGTGAGTCGTGGTTACCTATTTGAACATACTACCAAATAGAGTACACAAAAACTTGATTTATGGGCtgtttagaaaatataaattgcaTACATTAACCCGCTCTTAACATAATGGCCAGGTTTGTATTGGAGACCAAGGCAACATTAATGAATGAGCAGGAGAACAAGTTTAAGGATGGTGAAGCTTCAATTACAGCTTTACAGGTATATGTCCTTCCTTTGTTTGTGTGAAAACTTCTTGCCTTCCatcatttttatacttattttattttgaattttctaaaGGTGAAAAGAAGAGAGTTAAATCTCATTATTGAAACCAATATAACTATTTTTGCTAAATTTCTAAAGCAGTAAATATGAGTTTCCATAATCTTTTGAGTGAAAATAAGTTCTTATTCTATGGCTTTGAACAGAGCTCAAAAGAATACTTGGAAAAACAGATGGCAGAGGTGGAAACCAATTTGAGAGAACTGTTACAACAAGATCCTGGTCTTGCTAGGCAAATAATGTCAATGAATGTAGTGTAAACTTTCCATTAGTGAAATTAACTTCCATTGGTGGGTTTTCTGGTGCATTTGAGCAAAATAGAAAATTCAGGACTTGGTGAGATGTGAGGATGTGTACTGCCTGCTTCATGGGTGATTTTCTATCCTTCTCAAAATGTTGAATTTGGAGGGATTtttgtaagttattttaattcttagatTGCTATGTTTATTACATGAATGAGAATCCTTATTAGTTGTGTGCAGTATGGTTATTCATGCAACAACTTCTAGTTAGTGTATGTCTCTTCTATCTCCTTTGTGTTTGTGAGAAGGCCTAGTGCTTGGATGTAGCAGTTTGGTGATTGAGGATATTATAAACTATTAGGAAAAAAGGGGGGGCTGTAATAGAAACCATTAAAACTGAACTATTGGAAGCTTAATTTATGACAAAACTGAATGGGAACGCTTGATTTACATGAGCCAACCTCCCCTAATGAAAAAATGCTGTCCATGTTATAGTTGTTGAATATGTAGTATACTTGGAACTATATCTTCATTGGTTTAAGTCAGTAGTAGAAAAGAGTTGTGTTTTATGGTGATTGGAGAAGAGTAGCCTGAAGTTCTGGgaaactgaaaaagaaaaagaaaaagaaaaatccccaaaaggtgaaaaaataaGGAAGCACGCATTTCTAATTACACCATTActgattttgttattttgttatgtaGATTACTACAGAGACACATTCattaatttactaaataaagggagaattttttttctttactataaaaaatgtttgtaaTAAAGGAACTTTATGGGTGTTTGGCTTAAAGgagagaagagaaataaaatagatggaaagataatttgaaaaatgagaaataaaatgatGTGTTGTTTGGTTTAAGAGAAATAGGTGGCAAATATTATCGTGTCAAAGGAAAtcggtttttcttttttgcctaAAAAAAGTTCGATTTTTACTGCTTGTGAAGACAGAATTTGCAAACTTAACTCTCTTTAAAGTCATTGGTAACAAACAACCGGCCCACTATGCCGTCTGCAGTGTATTATTTCCGTCTATAGAAACAAACacaacctatatatatatatatatatataaaaaaaaaactgcagtTGCAAGCACTTAATCTAAAGATTGAAATCATTTAACTGATTCGTCCAAGTTTCTAAAAGCAAACGTATGAAACTTTAAACAATGCCTAAGAAGTTGTAGTCTAAAACATATGCATGGTTGGGTCTTTTTTATCtcttgtatattttaaaaaaaaaatatacaagagATAAAGAAGAGAGGATATAGGTATAAGTGGTACCGCACATGGATACAAAGCTAGTTAAAAAACTAGCACGCCTGATGACCAACTCTAAATATGTTCTCTTTCCCACTCCATGGTGTAATCATTAAAATTCGCTAAAATCTTAAACTTAGTTACAAAGTGTCTATTTATAGAACCAAGGGAAGCGGAAAAAAACCCACCAAAGAATTACTTAATCACCATGAAATTCTGATAGAGCGGCAGTCATAGATGACATTGTAGTAGCCACAAGACCCAAGCGGATCCTTAAGAAACCACTGAGTTGGGAGGAATATGTCCACTAATCACTCGAAGATAGAAATAGAGGGACAATTTGGGAATCTCACCTTCGAGTAGTGCTGGCCTTCCTCATGGTGTGTATCTCCATTGTGCGCGCGTTTTGCATCTGCGTTTTGCCTTGTTCCCTACATGCCTATAAGACCGTTAGGATTAGTActtatcttttaatttcaaatactaTAAATATATGTAACGAATCAAGAGGAAGGCAATGAAAAATTCAGTTATTCAAATCTCTTATCTCTATTTTGTGGAGGTGATTCTTGTCCTCGAATTCAGGAATATACGCGCTTCTATTATTTGGTGCTTCCATTGATCCCTCCCATGGCCGACAACACCCGTGCTCATACCCTTTCCCGTTTAGAGGAGGTTGTCACCCTTCTAACCCAAAACCAGCACACCCTCACCACCACTCAAAACTCCCTTCACTCTCGTCTCGACGAGGTTATCTCACGCTTCCAGTCCCTCAAAGCTTCTTCCCCAACCCACTCCCCGCGACCTTCCCCTCCCTGTATGAACCTCAATGTACCTCGGTTTGATGGTACCAACGCATCGGCTTGgcttttcaaaataaatcaGTTCTTCGACTACCACCGCACCCCTGAGGAGGAGCGCCTCCAGGTGGCTTCCTTCTACCTTGACGGGGCTGCCCTGAGCTAGTTCCAGTGGCTCTACCGCAACGACCAACAACCTTCCTGGTCCTCGTTCCTTCAGGCCCCCGAGCTCTGTTTCGCTCTATCCCTCTACGACGACCCCCGTGGTGCCCTGTTCAAGCTCTCCCAACAAGGATCGATGTTCGCTTACCTCGCCGAGTTCGAAGCCCTGGCCAACAGGATTATGGGTCTACCCACCCCTTTCCTCCTTAGTTGTTTTATTTCGGGTCTCATTCCTGAAATACGCCGCGAGGTTTTGGCCCTACAACCCTTGTCGCTTGTCCAGGCTGCGACTCTTGCCCGCCTACAGGAAGACAAAATTGTTGATGCCCGCTGTTCCTCCCGTCAAAAACCACCTTCCCATATTCTTCAACCCATCTCCACCTTGCCCCCGACACCACTCCTCCCCCTCTTCTACCTTCTTAACCCAAAACTACTTATAAGCAACTCACCCAGGCTGAGATGGCATCCCGCCGCAAGCGTGGCTTGTGCTACAACTGCAGCGAGCGCTACGGGCCTAATCATTGCTCTCGCGCcaagttttttcttcttatttcctCCGAGGATGATGATGACACCCAACCACCTGACCCCCCTGACCTTTCCAAGCCCATTtccccaccaccaccacctacaGACCATAACCCTGCCCAGCTCAGCCTCCACGCGCTATTAAGACACCAGCTTCGACCACCTTTTGCGTAGTGGGCACTGTCCATGCCCATGACGTCATC includes these proteins:
- the LOC100306096 gene encoding putative prefoldin subunit, which encodes MADEANRTAFLEIQSRMIDTTGKIKQVQTQMRSKEAEKKRAFLTMEELKQVPDDTNVYKSIGRMFVLETKATLMNEQENKFKDGEASITALQSSKEYLEKQMAEVETNLRELLQQDPGLARQIMSMNVV